ATAAGATTTGAAAAACTTTCATTATATTTAAGGTTTGCTAATAGGTATAACGGAGATCGGATAACTTTGTTATACATTTTATAATCAAATATATACGCCAAAATGAAAGTTATAAGCTACATCCCGATCAAAGGCTGGGCAACCGATGATAAACCCAGAGAAAAACTGATCCACAAAGGAGAATCGGTTTTGAGTGATACCGAACTGCTGACCATTTTAATACGTTCCGGAAGCAGGGAAGTGAGTGCTTTGGAAGTTGCCAAAAAAATCTTGTCAAGCCTGGACAACAATCTGAATAATTTAGGGAAACTTTCGGTGAAAAAGCTGATGTCTTTTAAAGGAATCGGCGAAGCCAAAGCGGTAACCATTGTCGCCGCTCTGGAACTCGGCCGCCGCAGGAGAGAAGAGGAATTTGTGCGCTGTGATAAAATTACTTCCAGTAAAGCTGTTTTTGAAATCATGAAGCCGTTAATCGGAGAATTGCAGCATGAAGAATTCTGGGTTATTTTTCTGAACAATTCCAATAAAGTAATCAGCAAATCCCAGATCAGCAAAGGCGGCATGGAAGGAACCATTGTTGATGCCCGCCTGATTTTTAAAACAGCTTTGGAAAACAATGCCACCGGAATTATTTTATGCCATAACCATCCTTCCGGCGTTTTAAAAGCCAGTGAGCCGGATAAAAAAATCACCTTAAAACTAAAAGAAGCCGGAAAGAGCCTGGATATTAAAGTGCTGGATCACGTGATCATTGCCGAACGGAATTATTATAGTTTTTTAGATGACGGGCTGTTATAGCAGTATGCTCAGGAATAAGTTATAAAAATCACAATAAAAATAAGAAGATATTTTTTTTTGTTATTTTTGAAAAAGATAGTGGAAAGCTCTTTTAAAGAGCTTTTTTTATGGCATGGCGTTTCGCCGGAATGTTTATTTATAACTGCTTATGATTAATACAAAAGATATCACTTTTTCGTACGGGAAAGAAACTGCGTTTGCTTTTCCCGATATTCAATGCCGGGATGGGGAAGCTATCCTGATTACAGGCGGCTCCGGAAAAGGAAAAACAACATTGCTGCATTTACTGGGAGGATTGTTACGGCCGCAAAGCGGAGCGATTCAGGTGAACAATACCGATATTGGTGCGCTTTCTGAAAAAAAGCTGGACCATTTCAGAGGGGAAAATATCGGACTGGTTTTACAGCAATCCCATTTTATTGAATCTTTTTCGGTTCTGGAAAATGTAGCCCTGGCTTCCTGGCTGGCAACCGGAAAACAGCGTATCGAAAAAGCAAAATCATTATTGAAACACCTGGATCTTGAAAAACAAATGCATAAACTGCCGTCACAGTTAAGTATCGGGCAGCAGCAGCGTGTTTCTATTGCAAGAGCACTTATCAATGAGCCCAAAGTTTTATTAGCCGATGAGCCGACTTCGAGCCTGGATGATGAAAATGCCTTTAAGGTAGCCGATCTTTTGGATAACTTATCAAAAGAATTCCAATCGGCATTAGTGATCGTAACCCACGATTCCCGATTAAAACAACGTTTCACCAATCAAATTTCCTTATCATGATTACGAAATTAGCCTGGCGAAATACATGGTTTAAGCCGCTAAACACCACTTTAAGTATTATTTTGCTCACGGCGAGTGTGGCGATTATTACCGTTTTGATCTTATTGCAAAAACAGTTTGAAGACCAGTTTTCCAGTAATGCAGACGGGGTCGATTTAGTACTGGGAGCACAGGGAAGCCCGTTGCAGTTAATACTGTCTTCGGTGTATCAGGTGGATGCGCCAACCGGAAACATCGACTATCCTGAAGCTAAAAAATGGATGGAAAACCCGTTTGTAAAAACCGCTATTCCATTAGCCTTTGGCGACAATTACCACGGATTTAAAATTGTAGGAACCACACCGGATTACCTGGCAAAATATGACGCAAAGATTGTTTCCGGAAAAATATTCGAAAACAATTTTGAAGTCGTTATCGGAAGTGAAATTGCTAAAAAGCTAAACCTGAAAGCTGGCGATACATTTTTCGGTTCTCATGGTGATGCCGAAGAAGGCGAAGTGCATGAGGAACACGCCTATAAAATTGTAGGTGTGGCATCAAAAACAGGGAAAGTGATCGATAACCTTATTCTGTCCAATATACAGAGTGTCTGGGCAATGCATGACAGCCACGAGCATGCTGAAGAAGCAGAGCATGATCACGGGCACGAAGAAGGACATGTACATGAAGAAGGAGAAGCACATCATCACGATCACGATCATGATCATGACCACGAAATGCCGCAAATCAGCGAAGAAGGGAAAGAGATTACCGCAGTATTGTTAAAGTTCCGGAACAAAATGGGAATTGTAACCTGGCCGAGAATGATTCCGCAAAACACAAAAATGCAGGCGGCCTCGCCGGCTATTGAAATAAACCGTTTGTTCACCTTGTTTGGTATTGGATTGCAGGCATTGCAATACCTGGCTTACGGGATCATGCTGATTTCCGGGATCAGTATTTTTATAGCGCTGTACAACACGCTGAAAGAAAGAAAATACGAATTTGCCTTATTGCGGGTCAATGGTGCAACGCGTTTTCAGCTGCTTTACCTTGTGGTTATTGAGAGTTTGATTTTATGTGTGCTCGGATTCCTTTTTGGAACAATTGTTGGAAGAATAGCCCTGACCTTTATCTCGGGATCATCGGAAGAAGAGTTTAAAATGTCCTTTAACCCTTTTGAGTTTGTTTGGGAAAAGGAAGGATTTTTATTTTTAGTAACTATATTTGTCGGGATTTTAGCGGCTGTTATTCCGGCGGTTAAAGCCTACCGACTTAATATTTCAAAAACATTAGCAAATGCGTAAAAAACATATTTTAGCAGTGGCTCTGATGGCAGTATTGCTGACATTGGAATACGTTTATCAGACAGATAAAAACGAACAGCCTGAAGCGCCGGTAAACCGGGTAGCGAAAGCCGGTTTTTTAGACTTTGACCATAATAGTCCACTATTGGCTGCGAATCCGGATACGCTTAGCTGGAAGCTGTTAGGCGATATAAAATATGTCAAAAAACAGGATAAAACCTATGGGGAAGTAATGTTTCCGCAGGTGAATACCAAACTGAAACTGACAAACAAAAGACGAATTGTGATGAGCGGTTTTATTATCCCGATCGATAATAAATCGTATGCCTTGAGCAAAAACGTATTCGCGTCTTGTTTTTTCTGTGGAAAATCAGGACCGGAAACCATCATGGGGATAAAATTTAAAGGAAGTACACCAAAATTAAAAACAGATCAGTACGTTACTATAGAAGGTAATTTCAGATACAATGATACAGATGTAGAGGATTGGGTTTACCATGTTGAAGATGCTGTTATCGTGAAAGGTGCTAAATAGAAGATTATTAAATGAGATTTACAGATAAAACGGATATTTTTTTTGATCTTGACCATACACTTTGGGATTTTGAGAAAAATTCAGCATTGGCTTTTCAGGCTATTTTTGAAAAACATGAAATTAAAATTCCGCTGGATGACTTTCTGAAACATTATGTTCCGGTTAATACAAAATACTGGAAATTATACCGTGAAGAAAAGATCAGCCAGAAGGATCTGCGTTACAACAGGTTTAAAGAGGTATTCGATTTGTTGGCTTTTCAGATTGATGATGAGAACATCAATTTCCTGGCACAGGAATACATCCTGTACCTGCCGCAGTTCAATTACCTTTTTGATGGAGCGATCGAGATTTTAGACTATCTGAAAGCGAAATATAATCTGCATATTATTACAAACGGTTTTCATGAGGTGCAGCAGGGAAAATTGCGGAATGCCAATATTGAACATTATTTTGTAACGATTACCAACTCGGAAAATGCAGGTGTTAAAAAACCGAATCCGAAAATATTTGAATATGCTTTGGATCTTGCCCGTACGGAAAAACATAAAAGCATTATGATTGGCGACAGCTTTGAAGCCGATATTGAAGGGGCACTCAGCGTAGGACTGGATGCTATCTTTTTTAGTGACGGTAATATGGAGATTCAGAATACCGTACCGCAGGTAGGGCATTTACTGGAGCTTAAAAACATGCTCTAATCAAAAACAAAAGTTATACTAAACGAATACAAATGAAAAAGACCTTTATTTTACTGACGTTGCTGCTGTTGTCGATTACAGGATTCTCGCAAAAGCTAACAGAATATAAATATGTAATTGTACCGGCTAAATTTTCTTTTCTGAAAGATGCCAATAAATACAACCTGAATGCGTTGACCAAAATGGTTTTCGAAAAGAAAGGTTATGTGGTGTTGTATGATACCGATATACTGCCTGATGATCTGGCGAAAAACCGCTGCAAAGCTTTAAGTGCGGACATGTTAGAGGATAACACGCTTTTTTCTACGAAAATAAAGATCGAGCTGAAAGATTGTAAAAACCAGACCGTCTTTTTTTCGGAAGAGGGAACAAGCAGGCTGAAAGAGCTTGATAAAGCCTATATCCAGGCTTTCCGTATTGTCGGCAAGTCAATAGACGAAGGATTGGCAATGGCTAAACCTGCAACAAACCAAGAGGAAGAAGTGGCTGTTGTAAAAGAAGAGGCCGCGCCTAAAGCTGTCGAAACGGTAAAAGCTGTTGAAACAACAACACCTGTGGCTGCAAAAACGGTAATTTCAGGTGCGCTTTATGCTCAGCCTATTGCCGAAGGTTACCAGCTTGTAGACAGTACTCCGAAGATTGTAATGAAACTTTTAAAAACCGGAAATACCGATATGTTCATCGCTAAAAAAGATGCCATCCAGGGTGTTCTGATTAAAAGAAATAACGCGTGGTATTTTGAATACTACCAAAATGAGAAATTGTTATCCGAAAAAATGGATATCAAATTCTAATAGTTGTATTTGTCTTTCCAGCGATTCTTTAAAAACTCCCGGGTCGAATTTTCACGGGAGTTATTTCCCGGTTCATAGAATATGGTATTTTGAAGGTCTTCAGGCAGAAATTCCTGGTCTACAAAATTGTTGGCATAATCATGAGCATATTTATACTCTTCCCCATAACCAAGTTCCTTCATTAACCTGGTCGGCGCATTCCGCAAGTGGATCGGTACCGGTAAATCGCCGGTTTGTTTCACGAATTGCTGCGCTTTTCCAATAGCCATATAGCTGGCATTACTCTTAGGCGATGTAGCCAGGTAAATAGCACACTGGCTTAACAGTATCCGGCTTTCGGGATAACCGATAGTGGTTACCGCCTGAAAGGTATTGTTGGCCATGATCAATGCGGTAGGATTAGCATTTCCAATATCTTCCGAAGCTAAAATAAGCAAACGGCGGGCAATGAACTTCACGTCTTCACCACCTTCAATCATACGGGCTAACCAATATACGGCACCATTAGGGTCGCTGCCGCGGATGGATTTTATAAAAGCAGAAACAATATCATAATGCTGTTCGCCGGTTTTGTCATACAAAACGGTATTTTTCTGAACCAGCTGCATTACCTTGTCGTTTGTAATCTCAATCGTATCGCCTTCGGATGCATTGATCACCAATTCGAAAATATTTAAAAGTTTTCTTCCGTCACCACCGGAAAGTCTTAGCAGGGCTTCGGTTTCTTTCAGCGAGATGTTTTTGGCTTTTAAGATAGTGTCCTGTGCTATCGCGCGGTGTAATAATGCTTCCAGATCTTCTTTGGAAAATGCATTTAAGATATAAACCTGACATCTTGACAATAAAGCGGGAATAACTTCAAAACTCGGATTTTCGGTAGTTGCCCCAATGAGCGTTACCCAACCTTTTTCGACAGCTGCCAGTAAGGAATCCTGCTGCGATTTGCTGAAACGGTGGATCTCATCAATAAATAAAATAGGGTTTTTAGCCGTAAACAAACCGCCGCTTTGTTTTGCCTTGTCGATCACTTCACGCACGTCTTTTACTCCCGAATTAATAGCGCTCAAAACATAGAAAGGACGTTTGCTTTCCTGTGCCATGATTTGTGCCAGAGTTGTTTTTCCGGTACCCGGCGGTCCCCATAAAATAAGGGATGGAATGATCCCGCGGGAAATCTGAAGGGTTAAGGAACCTTGTGGTCCTACTAAATGCGACTGACTGATATATTCGGATAAATGCTGTGGACGTATACGTTCTGCTAAAGGTGCTTCCATGATGTAAAATTACAAAAAAGATTTTTTTATATGGCGGGAATACCGGGCTTAATAGTGATGTGTTTTGTCCGAAATGCGGTGCGGAAAGTTTTTTTAACAACTGCTTGTAAAGAATGAACTGACAAAAAAGCATTAAAAAACTTTTGGTTATGTTTTTGTTGGTGTTTGTGTAGAAAAAAAGAATAGATGAAAGATATTGACTTTAAATTTTCACCTTCTGTAATTGCTTGGCCGTTATATTTCGTCCTGAGTTTATGGCTGGTTTTCTGGGTTGAGGTGAAATTCAAAATAAGCCTTTCGGAATATGGTATTTATCCCAGAACCTTATCCGGTTTGAAAGGCGTGCTCTTTAGCCCTTTCCTGCATGGCGATCTCAAACATTTATACAATAACTCCATTCCGCTGTTAATGCTGATCGCTTCCCTGCGTTATTTTTACAGAAAGCAGGCATTGGAAGTGATGGTTTACGGTATCCTGCTTTCCGGATTCGGAACCTGGCTGATCGGGCGGGAGAGTTACCATATTGGTGCCAGCGGACTGATTTATGTTCTGGTAAGTTTTATGTTCTTTAAAGGAATACAAACAAAGTATTACCGCCTGGTGGCGTTATCGCTTACCATCATTGTACTGTATGGCGGAATGATCTGGTATGTTTTCCCAAGTGCCGAACAGAATATTTCCTGGGAAGGGCATTTAGCCGGTTTTATTACAGGTTACCTGCTGTCCTTTTTTATGAAAACACCGGAATATCAAAAGTCTATTCGGTACGATTGGGAACGCCCAGATTTCGATCCTTCAACCGATCCGTTTATGAAGCACTTTGATGAAAACGGCAATTTTGTAAACCTGCCGAAAGAGGAGGAAACAGCGATAGAACCTGCCGATGAAAGTCCGGGGCATTATGCCACTCCGAGTATGCCGGTGTATTACCGGATCATTTACCGAAGCAATGAGGAAAGTACAGGAGAAAATAAGGAATAAAAAAAGGATTGGGTACCCAATCCTTTTTTTGTATTATATACGTTTTTATAAACTTCTCTGACGTACGGTTTCGTATAAAAAGGCACCGCAGGCAACGGATACATTTAAAGAGGAAATGGTTCCGAACATTGGCAGTTTGGCTTTCTCGTCTACAATTTTTAAAACCGAAGGATTCACACCACGGTCCTCACTACCCATGATAATGGCAAGCGGCTCATTCAGGCTAATGTCATAAATGTTGTGCTCTGTTTTTTCGGTAGCCGCTATGGTTTTAATACCGGAACCCTGTAAATAGAAGATCGCATCTTTAATGTGGTCTACCTTACAGATAGGCACGTTAAAAACGGCACCAGCCGATGTTTTAACCGTATCACCGTTTACCGGAGCCGAACCTTGTTTCTGAACAATAATACCATCCACACCGGTACATTCTGCCGTACGGATAATCGCTCCGAAATTCCGGGCATCCGATAGCTGGTCCAAAATTAGGAATAATGGTTTTTTACCACTTTCAATTACCGATTCAACCAGGTTTTCCAAAGTGTAAAAAGAAATAGGAGCAATACTCGCCACCGCTCCCTGGTGGTTATTGTGGGTTAAGCGGTTTAGTTTTTCTACCGGGACATAAGAAAAATTAATGTTGTTTTTCTTAAGTGTTTTCATCAATTCCTGCATCAAATCACCTTGCGCATCTTTTTGAATAAAAACCTTGTCAATCTCTTTTCCTGCATGTACGGCTTCAATGATTGCCCTGATTCCGAATATCTGATGTTCTTTTTCCATGGGGCAAAGATAAAAAAACCATCACAAAAATACTGTGATGGTTTTTAAATAACTCAAATAAAAGACAGCGGGTTAATTTGTATCCCAGATTAACTTCGTGTCTAATTTGTCTCCTCCGATGTTTTGGGAAGCTTCAAGGTATTTAGCCGGGTTGAGATCTTTCTGGTTTACCGGATAGGTGAGCCTTGAAGGCATTTCTGTTAATTGTTTCAGAGGTGTGAAGATATAGGTGTAAGATCCGTTGATAGGATTGATGAGCGTACCGGTTCCGCCCGGCTGGATCAGGATGTTCGGGAAACCGGTTCTTCGCCATTCTGCCCAGGTTTCATAAGGTTGCATAAACAGGGCGATATATTTTTGTGTCAGTACCGTTTCCTGGGTTGCTGCCGGAAGTGCTGCAATATAGGCATCGATGGCTGGTTGCGTAACATTCCATTTTGCCATCGAGGCCCGAATGCCTTTTTCGTAGTGGCTCTGGCTCCAGCCGTTCACTTCGGATAGCAGGAATTCAACTTCGGCATATTCCATTAGGTACTCGGTATAATCCGGTCTGAAAATGCTGTAACTGTAATGACAGACACCGCTGACCTGGCTGTTTGTCTGGCCGGAAGTGATTCCGTATGGCATTCCCTGGTATTTGCTCAGGTCGCTGGTTTCCGTATAATTATTGTTTAACGAATTGATTTTTGAAGTACCTCTCGGTGCCAGTATTTTTTGTAATCTCGGGTCGGTGCTAAAAGGGCCGATCTGTCCCTTTAAAAGATCGGTAAAGGTTTTCGAAACAGTATAATCGGTTCTGTTGTCTACAAAAAAGGCACGGTAGGTGGGTGCCGGGTTTACAGAATTGGCTTCGAACCGGACACCTATATTATCATTGGCAGAGAGCATTACTCCGGAAGCAATGGCTTCCTGAATATGGGCATTTGCCGATGGGATAACGTTTTTTACCCGGTTGGCGATTCGTAAGCGCAGGGAATTTCCAAAGCGTTTCAGCTTTACAGCGGTGCCAAAAAAGTTATCCTGGTTGTTGTAAAAAACATTGTCGGTAAGGTCAATCATCGCTACAGCCTCCTTTAGTTCTTTTAGCAAATCGGTATAGATTTTTTGCTGTGAGGCAAATTTCGGTGTGAGGTTATTAATGTCCAAAGCCTGGAAATCGGGATCGTCACTCCCAAAAGAATAATAGGGAATGTCGCCGTAAGTATCCACGAGATTGTGAAAGATATACGCGAGCATGATCCGGGCGGCAGCTATCTGATTGTTAGTATTGCCATAAACAGACATTCCGGAAGCCGTAGCGGGATCGGTATTGAGTTCAAGAACCGATTTGAAATTTTTCGCCTGTAAATAGTAGCTGTTAAACAAAGAGGTGTTGGTGGTTTCCCTGAATTGAAAACGGTCTTCCTCGGTATAATTCCGCTGCGCAGAATATTGTACCCAGGGTAAGGTCATCCGGGCAGAACCAAACGATCCTCTCATGTTGACATCAACAATATTCCGGGTAGCGCTGTTAAACAAACCGGGAGTAGTAACATTCGTGGGATTGTTCGGGTTGGTGTTAATCTCGTCAAATCGGTCTGTACAACCGGTAAAGATGAGAAGTGTGAGTAATAGTATTAATTTATTCATGATGTTTAATTTGAAAAGGTTAGATCTTAATTTCTATGTTCATACCGTAGGTTCTGGTTGAGGGTAATGAACCTCCTTCGATACCCTGAATGTTACCGCTTCCGTAACTGGTATTTTCAGGATCCATTCCTCTCCAGGCTAGGTTCCAGGCAAACAGGTTTCTTGCAAAAGCTGCAAAAGTGACACTGTTTATTTTCTTTCCAAGGAATTTTTTAGGCAGGCTGTACCCCAGAGTGGCTTCTCTTAATTTGATATAACCGGCATCGAAAACGTTTTGGGCATCTACACCATTATAGTGTGCTCTTGCCCAGTTATACCCGGAAAGTACGGTGGTGTTCGGAGAACCGTCTGCCTTGACACCTTCCAGTACAATTCCGTTTTCGCGAATCCCGTTCGCAGCCGTGGCTTCTAAAAGCCCGGAATAGGAACCCCACATGTGTGAGGTGGAAAAATAGCTTCCTCCTTTTTGAATATCAATTAAAAATCCGAGGTTGATGCCTTTGTATTGGAAAGCATTTCGGATTCCCATATTGTAATCCGGAATTATGGAACCTAATGCTTTTCGTTCGCCAACTTTATAGGTTCCGTTTGCGTTGATTATTTTGTTGCCATTCTCATCATAGGCATAATCGTTGCCGTATATCTGTCCGTATTTTTCACCAACCACCGCTAATAATGAAACACTGAAAGGTGCATTTACCAGCGTTAAGGATTGGGTGTCTTCATATAAGGAAAGCAGTTTGTTGTTGTTTTTTGAAAAGTTCCAGGTAATGTCCCAGCTAAAGTCGTTTGTTTTTATGGGTGTTAGGTATACTGATGCTTCAATACCGCGGTTGCGCAGTTTACCGGCATTTATATATTTTGATGTAAACCCGGTGGAAGAAGTAATCTGTAAAGGGGTAATCAGGTCCTTGGTAATATCTTCATAAAGCGAAATGTCGAATCCGATCCGGTTGTTCAGCAATTTCATTTCCAATCCTATTTCTTTGCTGGTTTTTATTTCCGGAACTAAATCGGGATTGTTTGCTGTTGACTGATTGGAATAGGATGGGATGTCCTGAAACGGCGTGCCGATGTTGTAATAATTGGCAATTACATAAGGCGAAGCACCATTACTCACCCGTGCCCAGCCGCTTCGGATCTTTCCATAGGATAGCCAGGAGGTGTCTTTTAGCAGTTCGGAGAAAATAAAGCTTCCGGTTACAGAAGGGTAGTTGGCTGCTTTTTTAACGGTTGAAAACCAGTCTTTCCTGTTGGTCGCTTCAAGAAACAGCATGTCTGCATATCCTAAGGATACCATGCCATACAGGCTGTTTACCCTTTCCTGTGAATCATAATTGGAAGAACGGGAAAGGTTTCTGGAATTGGAAAGACTGTACAGGTTCGGGATAATCAATCCTCCGGAAGTAGTTCCGGATAAAGAGCTATAGCTTGAATGTCTCCGGTTTACCCCGGCAAAAGTGTTAAGGCTTAATTTGTCCCAGCGTTTGTCAAGATGAAGGCGTCCTTCATAATTCATTTCGGAGACATTTCGCACTACTTGTGAATAGCCTGACTGTGCCTGTGAGTAAACGGCAACCCGTTCTCTGGTGGTAAGGTTGTACAGGTCGCCGTAAACATTTCCAACCACATAAAGGTTTGTTTGTTTGTTTGTTTGTTTGTTTGTTTGTTTGTTTGTTTGTTTGTTTGTGTGAAATTGTATTTCAGTTTGATGTTCCCGATGTAACGGTTTCGCCGGTCTTCGGAAGTGTTTTCATAAACAGACCAGTAAGGATTGTCGCTATATAGCGGTGTCGCATCGTCCCACGATGCCCTGTTCCAGGAACGCTGCATTCCGTTAGCGAGTTTGTAGTCTTTTAAAGCATCATAATCCAGTTGTCGTTGTGTCCACTGGAAAAATTTCTGGGCTACAGAGTTGTCGCCATATCCCTGCTCGGGTCGGTTAAAGCCTTTTGTTCCGGTATAGGTTAGCATACCGTCAAAGCGCAGCTGTTTGTTTAACTCTGCCCCGCCATTTATAGAAAATGTATTTTTAGACAGTTTGGAATTGGGAACAATCCCTTCGGTAGTCTGGTTGCTGAAAGAAGTCCGGATGTTGTTTTTTTCGGTGGCATGACTCATCGCGATATTGGTTGTGGAGGTATAACCGGTATTGAAAAACGATTTGACCCCTTTTCTGGGGGCGACCCACGGTTTTGTGACCATATAATCGTTGGAAAACTCCGGATCGAATGCATTCCAGGGAAGATACATCAGGTTCGGATCATATCTTGGTCCCCAGCTTTCATCGGCACTATAATCCGCTAAGTTATAAAGCTGACCGTTAATGTTAGCAGTAGGTAAGGTGGTCGAAGAGCCGCCGCCGTATTCGTTTTGCAGTACCGGCATTATATTAATGCTTTCCATTGTTAATCCTGTTTTTAATGATACTTCCGACCGGCCTTTTTTTCCGGATTTTGTGGTGTACATGATCACCCCGTTAGCCGCTCTCGATCCGTATAAAGCAGCGGCAGGACCTCCTTTCAGGACGGAAACGGATTCGATGTCGTCCGGATTGATATCGGCAGAAGCATCACCGTAATCCCTTCCGCCGGCACCTCTCTGGGTTGCTGTGCTGTT
This region of Flavobacterium inviolabile genomic DNA includes:
- a CDS encoding rhomboid family intramembrane serine protease, with translation MKDIDFKFSPSVIAWPLYFVLSLWLVFWVEVKFKISLSEYGIYPRTLSGLKGVLFSPFLHGDLKHLYNNSIPLLMLIASLRYFYRKQALEVMVYGILLSGFGTWLIGRESYHIGASGLIYVLVSFMFFKGIQTKYYRLVALSLTIIVLYGGMIWYVFPSAEQNISWEGHLAGFITGYLLSFFMKTPEYQKSIRYDWERPDFDPSTDPFMKHFDENGNFVNLPKEEETAIEPADESPGHYATPSMPVYYRIIYRSNEESTGENKE
- a CDS encoding replication-associated recombination protein A, giving the protein MEAPLAERIRPQHLSEYISQSHLVGPQGSLTLQISRGIIPSLILWGPPGTGKTTLAQIMAQESKRPFYVLSAINSGVKDVREVIDKAKQSGGLFTAKNPILFIDEIHRFSKSQQDSLLAAVEKGWVTLIGATTENPSFEVIPALLSRCQVYILNAFSKEDLEALLHRAIAQDTILKAKNISLKETEALLRLSGGDGRKLLNIFELVINASEGDTIEITNDKVMQLVQKNTVLYDKTGEQHYDIVSAFIKSIRGSDPNGAVYWLARMIEGGEDVKFIARRLLILASEDIGNANPTALIMANNTFQAVTTIGYPESRILLSQCAIYLATSPKSNASYMAIGKAQQFVKQTGDLPVPIHLRNAPTRLMKELGYGEEYKYAHDYANNFVDQEFLPEDLQNTIFYEPGNNSRENSTREFLKNRWKDKYNY
- a CDS encoding SusC/RagA family TonB-linked outer membrane protein, which translates into the protein MVGNVYGDLYNLTTRERVAVYSQAQSGYSQVVRNVSEMNYEGRLHLDKRWDKLSLNTFAGVNRRHSSYSSLSGTTSGGLIIPNLYSLSNSRNLSRSSNYDSQERVNSLYGMVSLGYADMLFLEATNRKDWFSTVKKAANYPSVTGSFIFSELLKDTSWLSYGKIRSGWARVSNGASPYVIANYYNIGTPFQDIPSYSNQSTANNPDLVPEIKTSKEIGLEMKLLNNRIGFDISLYEDITKDLITPLQITSSTGFTSKYINAGKLRNRGIEASVYLTPIKTNDFSWDITWNFSKNNNKLLSLYEDTQSLTLVNAPFSVSLLAVVGEKYGQIYGNDYAYDENGNKIINANGTYKVGERKALGSIIPDYNMGIRNAFQYKGINLGFLIDIQKGGSYFSTSHMWGSYSGLLEATAANGIRENGIVLEGVKADGSPNTTVLSGYNWARAHYNGVDAQNVFDAGYIKLREATLGYSLPKKFLGKKINSVTFAAFARNLFAWNLAWRGMDPENTSYGSGNIQGIEGGSLPSTRTYGMNIEIKI
- the radC gene encoding RadC family protein, which encodes MKVISYIPIKGWATDDKPREKLIHKGESVLSDTELLTILIRSGSREVSALEVAKKILSSLDNNLNNLGKLSVKKLMSFKGIGEAKAVTIVAALELGRRRREEEFVRCDKITSSKAVFEIMKPLIGELQHEEFWVIFLNNSNKVISKSQISKGGMEGTIVDARLIFKTALENNATGIILCHNHPSGVLKASEPDKKITLKLKEAGKSLDIKVLDHVIIAERNYYSFLDDGLL
- a CDS encoding SusD/RagB family nutrient-binding outer membrane lipoprotein; the encoded protein is MNKLILLLTLLIFTGCTDRFDEINTNPNNPTNVTTPGLFNSATRNIVDVNMRGSFGSARMTLPWVQYSAQRNYTEEDRFQFRETTNTSLFNSYYLQAKNFKSVLELNTDPATASGMSVYGNTNNQIAAARIMLAYIFHNLVDTYGDIPYYSFGSDDPDFQALDINNLTPKFASQQKIYTDLLKELKEAVAMIDLTDNVFYNNQDNFFGTAVKLKRFGNSLRLRIANRVKNVIPSANAHIQEAIASGVMLSANDNIGVRFEANSVNPAPTYRAFFVDNRTDYTVSKTFTDLLKGQIGPFSTDPRLQKILAPRGTSKINSLNNNYTETSDLSKYQGMPYGITSGQTNSQVSGVCHYSYSIFRPDYTEYLMEYAEVEFLLSEVNGWSQSHYEKGIRASMAKWNVTQPAIDAYIAALPAATQETVLTQKYIALFMQPYETWAEWRRTGFPNILIQPGGTGTLINPINGSYTYIFTPLKQLTEMPSRLTYPVNQKDLNPAKYLEASQNIGGDKLDTKLIWDTN
- the rlmB gene encoding 23S rRNA (guanosine(2251)-2'-O)-methyltransferase RlmB, producing the protein MEKEHQIFGIRAIIEAVHAGKEIDKVFIQKDAQGDLMQELMKTLKKNNINFSYVPVEKLNRLTHNNHQGAVASIAPISFYTLENLVESVIESGKKPLFLILDQLSDARNFGAIIRTAECTGVDGIIVQKQGSAPVNGDTVKTSAGAVFNVPICKVDHIKDAIFYLQGSGIKTIAATEKTEHNIYDISLNEPLAIIMGSEDRGVNPSVLKIVDEKAKLPMFGTISSLNVSVACGAFLYETVRQRSL
- a CDS encoding ABC transporter ATP-binding protein — encoded protein: MINTKDITFSYGKETAFAFPDIQCRDGEAILITGGSGKGKTTLLHLLGGLLRPQSGAIQVNNTDIGALSEKKLDHFRGENIGLVLQQSHFIESFSVLENVALASWLATGKQRIEKAKSLLKHLDLEKQMHKLPSQLSIGQQQRVSIARALINEPKVLLADEPTSSLDDENAFKVADLLDNLSKEFQSALVIVTHDSRLKQRFTNQISLS
- a CDS encoding ABC transporter permease; its protein translation is MITKLAWRNTWFKPLNTTLSIILLTASVAIITVLILLQKQFEDQFSSNADGVDLVLGAQGSPLQLILSSVYQVDAPTGNIDYPEAKKWMENPFVKTAIPLAFGDNYHGFKIVGTTPDYLAKYDAKIVSGKIFENNFEVVIGSEIAKKLNLKAGDTFFGSHGDAEEGEVHEEHAYKIVGVASKTGKVIDNLILSNIQSVWAMHDSHEHAEEAEHDHGHEEGHVHEEGEAHHHDHDHDHDHEMPQISEEGKEITAVLLKFRNKMGIVTWPRMIPQNTKMQAASPAIEINRLFTLFGIGLQALQYLAYGIMLISGISIFIALYNTLKERKYEFALLRVNGATRFQLLYLVVIESLILCVLGFLFGTIVGRIALTFISGSSEEEFKMSFNPFEFVWEKEGFLFLVTIFVGILAAVIPAVKAYRLNISKTLANA
- a CDS encoding YjjG family noncanonical pyrimidine nucleotidase, giving the protein MRFTDKTDIFFDLDHTLWDFEKNSALAFQAIFEKHEIKIPLDDFLKHYVPVNTKYWKLYREEKISQKDLRYNRFKEVFDLLAFQIDDENINFLAQEYILYLPQFNYLFDGAIEILDYLKAKYNLHIITNGFHEVQQGKLRNANIEHYFVTITNSENAGVKKPNPKIFEYALDLARTEKHKSIMIGDSFEADIEGALSVGLDAIFFSDGNMEIQNTVPQVGHLLELKNML